The following are from one region of the Ruficoccus sp. ZRK36 genome:
- a CDS encoding carbonic anhydrase family protein — translation MKKTLAVSILSIGLIGSAVSLQAGTSCCSTDKTAKAPADKMAACPAGKMVTIPESEVIPNTVLTQQDQSQLEPEQVLTILKEGNKEYIADNLTVRNNSQRVRDASAGQYPMAVILSCLDSRVPVEDVFHRGIGDLFVARVAGNIVNEDMLGSMEFACKVSGSKLILVLGHDRCGAVRSAIQGVELGNITAMLSKIQPAVKEAQSNFSGDADVSNSEFVQAVCDDNVKLAMEQIRKESPILKQMEDDGEIIIVGGVYHLDTGEVEFFETES, via the coding sequence ATGAAAAAGACGTTAGCTGTTTCGATTCTCTCCATCGGCCTCATAGGCTCAGCGGTCAGCCTCCAGGCAGGCACCTCCTGCTGCTCGACCGACAAGACGGCCAAGGCTCCAGCCGACAAAATGGCCGCCTGCCCCGCTGGCAAGATGGTCACGATCCCCGAGTCGGAGGTGATCCCCAACACCGTCCTGACTCAACAGGATCAATCTCAGCTCGAGCCCGAGCAGGTGCTGACGATCCTCAAGGAAGGCAACAAAGAGTACATCGCGGACAACCTGACCGTGCGCAACAACTCGCAGCGCGTGCGTGATGCCTCCGCCGGACAGTATCCCATGGCTGTCATCCTTTCCTGCCTGGACTCACGCGTGCCGGTCGAGGATGTATTCCACCGTGGCATCGGTGACCTCTTTGTCGCCCGCGTAGCCGGTAACATCGTCAACGAAGACATGCTCGGCAGCATGGAGTTCGCCTGCAAGGTTTCCGGCTCAAAGCTCATCCTCGTCCTCGGCCATGACCGCTGCGGTGCCGTCCGCTCTGCCATCCAGGGCGTCGAGCTGGGCAACATCACTGCGATGCTCTCCAAAATCCAGCCTGCGGTGAAAGAAGCTCAGTCCAACTTCTCTGGTGATGCTGACGTGAGCAACTCGGAGTTCGTCCAGGCCGTGTGCGACGACAACGTCAAGCTCGCTATGGAGCAGATCCGCAAGGAAAGCCCGATCCTCAAGCAAATGGAGGATGACGGCGAGATCATCATCGTCGGCGGGGTCTACCACCTGGACACCGGCGAGGTCGAGTTCTTCGAAACCGAGAGCTAA
- the fucU gene encoding L-fucose mutarotase: protein MLKGISPLISPELLAVLARMGHGDEIVLADAHFPGESFNDRVLRADGLRIPELLDAILPLFELDAYVDTPLIMMAAVAGDTLDPDVEKSYLVPIKKHAPDAPHIARIDRFAFYERAQGAFAVLMTGETAKYGNILLKKGVTPC from the coding sequence ATGCTTAAAGGTATCTCCCCTCTTATTTCCCCCGAACTGCTCGCCGTGCTCGCCCGCATGGGTCACGGTGACGAAATCGTGCTGGCCGACGCACACTTCCCCGGCGAGAGCTTCAACGATCGCGTCCTTCGCGCCGACGGGCTGCGCATCCCCGAGCTGCTCGATGCGATCCTGCCGCTCTTCGAGCTCGATGCCTATGTGGACACGCCACTGATCATGATGGCTGCGGTCGCTGGCGACACCCTCGATCCTGACGTTGAGAAGTCCTATCTCGTCCCGATCAAAAAGCACGCGCCCGACGCGCCGCACATTGCCCGCATCGACCGCTTTGCCTTTTACGAGCGCGCACAGGGTGCCTTTGCCGTACTCATGACCGGCGAGACTGCCAAGTACGGCAACATCCTGCTCAAAAAAGGCGTCACCCCCTGCTGA
- a CDS encoding Gfo/Idh/MocA family oxidoreductase: MSEKIKVGIWGLGRAGLITHVSELQQYPQQFEIRAGMDIDPERNRIFSEKTGAPAYDSEEAFLQAADVDLISIATRSQDHVSHCERALSTGKFVFLEKPIALTRADGARLLELDKQYPGKLFLRHNRRFEAPFNNIKGIIASGKLGQVAEIKLCRHSYFRRSDWQTLLSCGGGQLNNWGPHIIDHALQFLDYKVQDMWSDLKCIAAIGDAEDHVKIVFKGESGLVVDLEISGGAALPQNDYTVFGTRGALTCRGHEIHLKYIDPDQVFKQNTAIDGNPPLEGGFTSGYADLETVNWVEEKITACPAAPDDLHRIWYALYAAIREGVQYPITVEQGVAVVNVIDAVRAANPAFAQH; encoded by the coding sequence ATGTCAGAGAAAATCAAGGTTGGCATTTGGGGGCTCGGCCGGGCCGGTCTCATCACACACGTCTCGGAGCTCCAGCAATACCCGCAGCAGTTCGAAATCCGCGCCGGGATGGACATCGACCCCGAGCGTAACCGCATTTTCAGCGAAAAAACCGGAGCCCCCGCCTACGACAGTGAGGAAGCGTTTCTTCAGGCCGCGGACGTAGACCTGATCTCCATCGCCACACGCTCTCAGGATCACGTCTCGCACTGCGAACGCGCCCTGAGCACCGGCAAATTCGTTTTCCTCGAAAAGCCGATCGCCCTCACCCGTGCGGACGGCGCCAGACTGCTGGAGCTGGACAAGCAGTACCCCGGTAAGCTCTTCCTGCGCCACAACCGCCGCTTCGAGGCCCCCTTTAACAACATCAAGGGCATCATTGCCTCCGGTAAGCTCGGGCAGGTGGCTGAGATCAAGCTCTGCCGCCACAGCTACTTTCGCCGCAGTGACTGGCAGACCCTCCTCTCCTGCGGCGGTGGCCAGCTCAACAACTGGGGCCCGCACATCATCGACCACGCCCTGCAGTTCCTCGACTACAAGGTGCAGGACATGTGGAGCGACCTCAAGTGCATCGCCGCCATCGGTGATGCCGAGGACCACGTCAAGATCGTCTTCAAGGGCGAGAGCGGCCTGGTCGTCGATCTGGAAATCAGCGGTGGCGCCGCCCTCCCGCAAAACGACTACACCGTCTTTGGCACACGCGGCGCCCTGACCTGCCGTGGCCACGAGATCCACCTCAAGTACATCGACCCCGATCAGGTTTTTAAGCAAAACACAGCCATCGACGGAAACCCGCCCCTCGAAGGCGGCTTCACCTCCGGCTACGCCGACCTGGAGACCGTCAACTGGGTCGAGGAAAAGATCACCGCCTGTCCCGCCGCTCCGGACGACCTGCACCGGATCTGGTACGCTCTCTATGCCGCCATCCGCGAAGGCGTGCAGTACCCGATCACCGTCGAGCAGGGAGTCGCCGTCGTGAACGTCATCGACGCCGTACGTGCCGCAAACCCCGCCTTCGCGCAGCACTAA
- a CDS encoding TIM barrel protein, producing the protein MQSKTAVQMYTVREHTKTAADLAKTLKAISDIGYPAVQLSAVGAMNGDAPEVDAKTARQMLDDNGLKCIATHRPLESFTQNIQAEIDFHQTLGCDYTAIGIIPRSYAYTYEDYRRFLQEATPVVEQLKAAGIRFGLHNHAIEFFRPEPGGKTLLDILIDESTPDFMLEFDLYWLEHSGANCVPFMERCAGRVPVIHLKDKEVHEPGNETRMAPIGEGNMDWAGILPACEKAGVDWYCVEQDNCYRDPFDCLKSSYDFLSSKGL; encoded by the coding sequence ATGCAATCCAAGACCGCCGTACAGATGTACACCGTGCGTGAGCACACGAAGACCGCCGCCGACCTGGCCAAGACCTTGAAGGCCATCAGCGACATCGGCTACCCCGCCGTCCAGCTCTCCGCAGTGGGCGCGATGAATGGCGACGCCCCGGAGGTGGATGCGAAGACCGCCCGCCAGATGCTCGACGACAACGGGCTCAAGTGCATCGCCACGCACCGCCCCCTCGAGTCCTTTACCCAGAACATCCAGGCGGAGATCGATTTTCACCAGACCCTCGGCTGCGACTATACCGCCATCGGCATCATCCCCCGCAGCTACGCCTACACCTATGAGGACTACCGGCGCTTCCTCCAGGAAGCCACCCCGGTCGTCGAGCAGCTCAAGGCCGCCGGTATCCGCTTCGGCCTGCACAACCACGCCATCGAGTTCTTCCGTCCCGAGCCGGGCGGCAAGACCTTGCTCGACATCCTGATCGATGAGAGCACCCCGGACTTCATGCTCGAGTTTGACCTCTACTGGCTGGAGCACTCCGGCGCGAACTGCGTACCCTTCATGGAGCGCTGTGCCGGGCGCGTCCCCGTCATCCACCTCAAGGACAAGGAAGTCCACGAGCCGGGTAACGAAACTCGCATGGCCCCCATCGGCGAGGGTAACATGGACTGGGCTGGCATCCTACCCGCCTGCGAAAAGGCTGGCGTCGACTGGTACTGCGTCGAGCAGGACAACTGCTACCGCGACCCCTTCGACTGCCTCAAGTCCAGCTACGACTTCCTCAGCTCCAAGGGCCTGTAA
- a CDS encoding helix-turn-helix domain-containing protein, which produces MNASSGFPSLRINVLGRPIPSSQWTWAPGTMKDYDLILMLEGKGTYFGGGESWPVAPGSCMLYRPGDDYQGVQDPDSPVAMIFIHFDVLDRKKRPTPDMPENFLPMHFKVEQFEFVRTLAQRVLETYRRPAILDEVGESAQWLRTLLLELGRQAQRPRWQGLEREQSEAVDRLCQEIRDRVGAPWRLADIAGRLGCGPEHAGRLFRKYRGVAPGEYVIQARIEAARALLDASSLSIGQIAETLGFCDIYALSRQFKAKTGLSPRAFRQR; this is translated from the coding sequence ATGAATGCATCATCGGGATTTCCGTCCCTGCGGATTAATGTGCTGGGGCGTCCCATCCCTTCCTCGCAGTGGACCTGGGCTCCCGGAACGATGAAGGACTACGACCTGATTTTGATGCTTGAGGGGAAGGGCACTTATTTCGGAGGTGGGGAGTCGTGGCCGGTTGCGCCGGGCTCCTGCATGTTGTACCGCCCCGGTGATGATTATCAGGGCGTGCAGGATCCGGATAGCCCGGTGGCCATGATTTTTATCCACTTTGACGTATTAGATAGAAAAAAGCGGCCTACGCCGGATATGCCGGAAAACTTTCTCCCGATGCATTTCAAGGTCGAGCAGTTCGAGTTTGTGCGGACGCTTGCCCAGCGGGTGCTGGAGACTTACCGACGCCCTGCGATACTCGATGAGGTCGGAGAGTCTGCCCAGTGGCTGCGCACGCTCCTGCTGGAGCTGGGGCGGCAGGCGCAGCGGCCTCGATGGCAGGGGCTGGAGCGCGAGCAGTCAGAGGCTGTCGATCGCCTGTGTCAGGAGATTCGGGATCGGGTAGGGGCGCCGTGGCGGCTGGCGGATATTGCCGGGCGCTTGGGCTGCGGCCCTGAGCATGCGGGGCGGCTTTTCCGGAAGTACCGAGGCGTGGCGCCGGGGGAGTACGTCATCCAGGCCCGCATCGAAGCGGCGCGCGCGCTTCTGGATGCCTCCTCGCTGAGTATCGGCCAGATTGCCGAAACACTGGGCTTTTGTGATATCTATGCGCTGAGTCGCCAGTTTAAGGCAAAAACCGGCCTGAGCCCACGCGCATTTCGACAGCGATGA
- a CDS encoding FAD-dependent oxidoreductase, whose amino-acid sequence MDVAVVGAGLAGLLAAQALSRKGCRVVVLEKSRGLGGRMATRRFGGAVFDHGVQHFTARTARFREQVAAWQLAGVALPWYSVVNESGEESVCYRGNPAMNAVGKHLAQGLDVRTESLVTSAIRGKDGWRLRVEGSEAVEARYLLMTAPAEQSRAILDAGGFAWPSEISSLLRNVNYVKMLTLLATLDGPSGLPAPGIWEPARGESVLWVADNAMKGISPQPCLTIHSGADFAQRYYDAPDEVRVPLLLSSVLPHIQAGVQRTQVHRWRYAFRREGIDGSFLAHPETGLWFAGDAFIDERVEGAVLSGLAAADSLAESMA is encoded by the coding sequence ATGGATGTCGCCGTAGTAGGGGCCGGCTTGGCCGGGCTTTTGGCTGCTCAAGCACTATCTCGTAAGGGCTGTCGAGTTGTGGTCCTGGAAAAAAGCCGTGGCCTGGGTGGGCGTATGGCTACCCGCCGGTTCGGAGGAGCCGTTTTTGACCACGGTGTGCAGCATTTTACCGCTCGTACGGCACGCTTTCGGGAGCAGGTCGCAGCCTGGCAACTGGCTGGAGTGGCCCTGCCGTGGTATTCGGTTGTCAACGAAAGCGGCGAGGAGAGTGTCTGCTATCGTGGAAATCCCGCCATGAACGCGGTGGGCAAGCATTTGGCTCAAGGGCTGGACGTACGGACGGAGTCACTGGTCACCTCTGCGATCAGGGGGAAGGATGGCTGGCGTCTGCGTGTGGAGGGCTCAGAAGCGGTTGAGGCGCGGTATTTATTGATGACGGCCCCTGCGGAGCAGTCCCGAGCGATCCTGGATGCGGGCGGTTTTGCCTGGCCGTCGGAAATTTCCTCGCTGCTGCGGAATGTCAACTATGTGAAAATGCTGACCTTGTTAGCCACGCTGGATGGCCCCAGCGGGTTGCCTGCACCTGGCATCTGGGAGCCCGCTCGCGGGGAGTCCGTGCTATGGGTGGCCGATAATGCGATGAAGGGCATCTCGCCGCAACCATGCCTGACGATCCACAGTGGAGCGGATTTTGCCCAGCGTTATTATGATGCGCCCGATGAGGTGCGTGTGCCGTTGCTGTTAAGCTCTGTCCTGCCCCATATACAGGCAGGCGTGCAGCGTACGCAGGTGCACCGTTGGCGCTACGCCTTTCGGCGCGAGGGGATCGACGGCTCATTTCTGGCCCACCCGGAGACGGGGCTGTGGTTTGCCGGGGACGCCTTTATCGATGAGCGGGTAGAGGGTGCCGTGCTTTCCGGGCTGGCTGCGGCCGATTCGCTGGCCGAGTCAATGGCCTGA
- the coaE gene encoding dephospho-CoA kinase (Dephospho-CoA kinase (CoaE) performs the final step in coenzyme A biosynthesis.): MKDGIKLGLTGGIGCGKSTAGALFEKGGFRVVDCDRIVRDLLESDSGVHTALRERFGEQVMLPEGGVDRAAIAAIVFQDAEALKWLESLLHPLVEGVWRDQLSSDPGANWCVEIPLLFEKNLEKHFDFTVCLASSEAVQLDRLAARGLSRDQAKARIQRQLPLEQKISRADFVLFNDGSQDFLRQQVFQLIDQLTTVS; the protein is encoded by the coding sequence GTGAAAGACGGAATCAAACTAGGGCTGACGGGCGGAATCGGTTGCGGCAAGTCCACGGCGGGCGCCTTATTCGAGAAGGGCGGCTTCCGCGTTGTCGACTGCGATCGCATCGTGCGCGACCTTCTGGAGAGCGATTCCGGGGTGCATACCGCGCTGCGAGAGCGCTTCGGGGAGCAAGTCATGCTGCCGGAGGGTGGGGTGGACCGGGCGGCGATTGCGGCTATTGTTTTTCAGGATGCCGAGGCGCTCAAGTGGCTCGAATCCCTGCTTCACCCGCTTGTCGAAGGGGTTTGGAGGGATCAGTTAAGCAGTGATCCGGGGGCTAACTGGTGTGTGGAAATCCCGCTGCTGTTTGAAAAAAATCTTGAAAAGCACTTCGATTTCACTGTTTGTTTAGCTTCGTCCGAAGCGGTCCAGCTGGATCGCCTTGCCGCCAGGGGGCTTTCACGAGACCAAGCGAAAGCCCGGATTCAGCGGCAGCTTCCCCTAGAGCAGAAAATCTCACGCGCGGATTTCGTCCTTTTTAATGACGGATCGCAGGATTTTCTCCGGCAGCAGGTATTTCAACTGATTGACCAACTAACCACCGTTTCCTGA
- the rho gene encoding transcription termination factor Rho: protein MSEPDEMNFTLESDQAPAPKKKTARKSVRRGSARKKAVAPTDDAPQESAPEPQAAASSESAPQDEPKPKKKIARKQARKAKEEEDDIPQTFSADPDDVDDYGDRDARNRRQDDDRDSDNDRDDNSDNSREPRGDERASRQDSRDNGDDSDGSDNRSGRGDSNQNRNNNRPNQQNRGNDKYNRRDKNQQGGKQHWQPKGNKNFKKGNFQPGGNPNQQGGKKGKFNKNQRKKGFFQPAGGFAASSDDDYDPPVYDSLLDDESLNTAEAFDALRAEKTAGEAEAISYNELNELNLPDLEKRARELGAEWEGAPVKKKLLRAILDKASTDNTPVRARGIVELADDGYGFIVYESEQYRVLSESAFLHSSFAERYGLQRGHIVDVLLHPARENETTPFVIGVEKIMDTEPESVQHLTPFTELVPYYPLERILLECPPDEVDWDNNSMRIVDLLTPIGLGQRGLIVAPPRTGKTVLMQGMAKAITKNRPDVHLIILLVDERPEEVTDFRRQVEEAEVICSTFDESAESHVHAAEMVIEKSRRMVESGKDVVILLDSITRLARAYNTLMPSSGKILSGGVEAGALQKPKRFFGSARNIEGGGSLTILGTALVDTGSKMDEVIFEEFKGTGNMELHLDRDLVNKRIYPALNFEKSGTRKEELLYHPHEMEKIYALRRAMKGVPSTEAMEMLITRIKKTKTNAEFLMTMSR from the coding sequence ATGAGCGAACCTGACGAAATGAATTTCACGCTGGAGAGCGACCAGGCTCCCGCGCCCAAGAAAAAGACCGCCCGCAAGAGCGTCCGCCGCGGCTCCGCCCGTAAGAAAGCGGTTGCCCCCACGGATGATGCTCCGCAGGAGAGCGCGCCTGAGCCTCAGGCCGCCGCCAGCTCCGAGTCTGCCCCTCAGGACGAGCCCAAGCCTAAGAAGAAGATCGCTCGCAAGCAGGCCCGTAAGGCCAAGGAAGAAGAGGACGACATCCCCCAGACTTTTTCCGCCGACCCCGACGATGTGGACGACTACGGTGACCGCGACGCCCGCAACCGTCGTCAGGATGATGATCGCGATAGCGACAACGACCGCGACGATAACAGCGATAATTCCCGCGAGCCTAGAGGCGACGAGAGAGCCTCCCGCCAGGATTCCCGCGATAATGGCGACGACTCCGATGGCTCTGATAACCGCTCCGGTCGCGGTGATTCGAATCAGAACCGGAACAACAACCGCCCCAACCAGCAGAACCGCGGTAACGACAAATACAATCGTCGCGACAAAAACCAGCAGGGCGGTAAGCAGCACTGGCAGCCGAAGGGGAACAAGAATTTCAAGAAGGGCAACTTCCAGCCCGGCGGCAACCCGAACCAGCAGGGCGGCAAGAAGGGCAAGTTTAACAAGAACCAGCGCAAGAAGGGCTTCTTCCAGCCTGCCGGTGGTTTCGCCGCCTCCAGCGACGATGATTACGATCCGCCCGTGTACGACTCGCTCCTCGATGACGAGTCGCTCAACACCGCTGAAGCCTTTGATGCTCTCCGTGCGGAGAAAACAGCCGGTGAGGCTGAGGCCATTTCTTATAATGAGCTTAACGAGCTGAACCTGCCCGACCTCGAAAAGCGTGCCCGCGAGCTGGGTGCCGAGTGGGAGGGTGCGCCGGTTAAAAAGAAGCTCCTTCGCGCCATTCTCGACAAGGCTTCCACCGATAACACACCGGTGCGAGCCCGTGGGATTGTAGAGCTGGCCGACGATGGCTACGGCTTCATCGTGTACGAGTCCGAGCAGTACCGCGTACTGTCCGAGAGTGCGTTCCTGCACAGCAGCTTTGCCGAGCGTTACGGCCTGCAGCGTGGCCACATCGTGGATGTGCTCCTGCACCCGGCCCGTGAAAACGAGACGACCCCCTTTGTCATTGGCGTTGAGAAGATCATGGACACCGAGCCGGAGTCCGTGCAGCACCTCACGCCCTTTACCGAGCTGGTGCCGTACTACCCGCTGGAGCGTATCCTGCTGGAGTGCCCGCCCGACGAGGTGGATTGGGATAACAACTCCATGCGCATCGTGGACCTGCTCACGCCTATCGGGCTGGGGCAGCGCGGGCTCATCGTGGCCCCGCCGCGTACGGGTAAGACCGTCCTCATGCAGGGCATGGCCAAGGCTATCACGAAGAACCGCCCCGACGTTCACCTCATCATTCTGCTCGTGGACGAGCGTCCCGAGGAAGTGACGGACTTCCGCCGCCAGGTGGAAGAGGCCGAGGTGATTTGCTCGACCTTTGACGAGTCGGCCGAGAGCCATGTGCACGCGGCTGAGATGGTCATCGAAAAGTCGCGCCGCATGGTGGAAAGCGGTAAGGACGTGGTCATCCTGCTGGACTCGATCACGCGTCTGGCCCGCGCCTACAACACCCTCATGCCCAGCAGCGGCAAGATCCTCTCCGGTGGTGTCGAGGCTGGTGCCCTCCAGAAGCCCAAGCGTTTCTTCGGGTCGGCCCGTAACATCGAGGGCGGCGGCAGCCTGACCATTCTGGGCACGGCGCTCGTCGATACCGGCAGTAAGATGGATGAGGTTATTTTCGAGGAGTTCAAGGGCACCGGTAACATGGAGCTTCACCTCGACCGTGATCTGGTCAATAAGCGGATTTACCCGGCGCTCAACTTTGAGAAGAGTGGCACGCGTAAGGAAGAACTGCTCTACCACCCGCACGAGATGGAGAAAATCTATGCCCTGCGTCGCGCGATGAAGGGCGTTCCCTCCACCGAGGCCATGGAGATGCTCATCACCCGCATCAAGAAGACCAAGACCAACGCCGAGTTCCTCATGACTATGAGCCGCTAG
- a CDS encoding Rrf2 family transcriptional regulator, whose product MVNSRMTVAIHVLCLLAYVRGTENVTSDYIAGSVNTNPVVIRRLLASLRKAGIVSSQGGSTGGWSLSRPPESISLLDIYRLLEPGDLFAMHNKKPNPRCPIGREIQDSIGVYYQRAEQGLERELAGVTIADVLGSVRASIGE is encoded by the coding sequence ATGGTCAACAGCCGCATGACAGTCGCCATTCACGTGCTTTGCCTCCTCGCCTATGTGCGGGGGACGGAGAACGTGACATCGGATTACATCGCCGGGAGTGTAAACACGAACCCGGTGGTCATCCGGCGGCTGCTGGCATCACTGCGCAAGGCGGGCATTGTCAGCTCGCAGGGCGGCAGTACCGGGGGCTGGTCCTTGTCACGTCCTCCGGAGTCGATCAGCCTGCTCGATATCTATCGCTTGCTGGAGCCGGGCGACCTCTTTGCCATGCACAATAAAAAGCCCAATCCTCGCTGCCCGATCGGGCGCGAAATCCAGGACAGCATCGGCGTCTACTACCAGCGTGCCGAGCAGGGCCTGGAGCGTGAGCTGGCGGGTGTGACGATTGCCGACGTCCTGGGCAGCGTGCGCGCCTCTATCGGCGAATGA